One window of Deinococcus metalli genomic DNA carries:
- a CDS encoding dihydrolipoamide acetyltransferase family protein has protein sequence MKEVLLPELAESVVEGEILKWLVAEGDVIALEQPLCEVMTDKVTVELPSPVAGVLSRRLAQEGDVVPVHAAIALIDEGGTGAAGSAAPAATQAIQDSAGNAVPAALPVQAQEERDAVAEPGGSIVEAGHLAGKADDDSGSLFRAFASDETVKVQGLGERSGSGAPGSVTAGTGVLNREPVATRADGRVLAVPAARQLARERGIDLGQVRGSGPNGRIRVQDVEAHSSPAPVPAAAQAVPAGMPTPTAQPVPAPAPASPAPTAPRVGGLPVPPVPYRTPKGYEHLEDRVPLRGMRRAISTQMQASHLYTVRTLTVDEVNLSKLVAFRARVKDEAAAAGVKLSYLPFIFRAVTAALRKYPSLNSSFDEATGEIVMKRYFNIGMAVATDAGLTVPVLRDVNHKSIFELAREVGDLAARAQAGKLQADELAGSTFSVTNIGSIGALFSFPIINVPDAAILGVHSIQKRPIVNAAGDIVAADMMYLSLSFDHRLVDGAEAARFCKEVIRLLEEPDRLMLEAL, from the coding sequence GTGAAAGAAGTGCTGTTGCCGGAACTGGCAGAGAGTGTGGTGGAGGGCGAGATCCTCAAGTGGCTGGTCGCGGAGGGCGACGTGATCGCGCTGGAGCAGCCCCTGTGTGAGGTCATGACCGACAAGGTGACGGTGGAACTACCCAGCCCCGTGGCGGGCGTCCTGAGCCGGCGCCTCGCGCAGGAGGGCGACGTGGTGCCGGTCCACGCGGCCATCGCGCTGATCGACGAGGGCGGCACTGGGGCCGCCGGGAGCGCCGCCCCGGCCGCCACGCAGGCGATTCAGGACAGTGCCGGGAACGCCGTGCCCGCCGCTCTGCCCGTGCAGGCCCAGGAGGAGCGCGACGCGGTGGCCGAGCCCGGCGGCAGCATCGTGGAGGCCGGCCACCTGGCGGGCAAGGCGGACGACGACTCAGGTAGCCTGTTCCGCGCCTTCGCGTCCGACGAGACCGTGAAGGTGCAGGGCCTGGGCGAGCGCAGCGGCAGCGGCGCGCCGGGCAGCGTGACCGCCGGGACCGGAGTGCTGAACCGCGAGCCTGTGGCCACCCGCGCCGACGGCCGCGTGCTGGCCGTGCCCGCCGCGCGCCAGCTCGCCCGCGAGCGGGGCATCGATCTGGGGCAGGTGCGCGGCAGTGGCCCGAACGGCCGCATCCGCGTGCAGGACGTCGAGGCGCACAGCAGCCCAGCGCCCGTCCCAGCGGCGGCTCAGGCCGTTCCGGCCGGGATGCCCACCCCCACGGCGCAGCCCGTCCCGGCCCCCGCGCCCGCCAGCCCAGCTCCCACCGCGCCCAGGGTCGGCGGCCTGCCCGTACCGCCCGTGCCGTACCGCACTCCGAAGGGCTACGAGCACCTGGAAGACCGCGTGCCGCTGCGGGGCATGCGCCGGGCGATCAGCACGCAGATGCAGGCCAGCCACCTGTACACCGTGCGGACCCTGACGGTGGACGAGGTGAACCTCTCGAAGCTGGTGGCCTTCCGCGCGCGCGTGAAGGATGAGGCGGCGGCGGCCGGCGTGAAGCTGTCGTACCTGCCGTTCATCTTCCGGGCGGTGACCGCCGCGCTGCGCAAGTACCCCAGCCTGAACTCGTCGTTCGACGAGGCCACCGGCGAGATCGTGATGAAGCGCTACTTCAACATCGGCATGGCTGTTGCCACCGACGCGGGGCTGACCGTGCCGGTGCTGCGCGATGTGAACCACAAGAGCATCTTCGAGCTGGCGCGCGAGGTCGGCGATCTGGCCGCCCGCGCGCAGGCTGGGAAGCTCCAGGCAGACGAGCTGGCCGGCAGCACCTTCTCGGTCACGAACATCGGCTCGATCGGGGCGCTGTTCTCCTTCCCGATCATCAACGTGCCAGACGCCGCGATCCTGGGTGTCCACTCCATCCAGAAGCGGCCCATCGTGAACGCGGCGGGCGACATCGTCGCGGCGGACATGATGTACCTGTCGCTGTCCTTTGACCACCGCCTGGTGGACGGCGCCGAGGCCGCGCGCTTCTGCAAGGAGGTCATCCGTCTGCTGGAGGAGCCGGACCGCCTGATGCTCGAGGCGCTGTAG
- a CDS encoding alpha-ketoacid dehydrogenase subunit beta, translated as MTATQEKATPTPVGETRTINLIQAITEALAEELDRDHRVVLFGEDVGARGGVFMATAGLQARFGRERVFDTPLSEASIVGAAVGMAARGLRPVAEIQFADYMGPGFDQIISQAAKLRYRSGGQFTCPLVIRTPSGGGVKGGHHHSQSPEAYYTHTPGLKVVMPSTPYDAKGLLKAAIRGEDPVIYFEPKRLYRASKGEVPTHDYTVRIGEAAVRREGTDLSLIGYGGVMPDVERAAEALGAEGVSAEVIDLRSLVPWDQDAVVRSVQKTGRAVLVSEAPRIGNFMGEVAYVIQERAFDSLLAPVGQVAGFDTPYPYVQDRVYLPGPNRILAACVRALNH; from the coding sequence ATGACGGCCACCCAGGAGAAGGCGACCCCGACCCCGGTGGGTGAGACGCGCACCATCAACCTCATCCAGGCGATCACCGAGGCGCTCGCCGAGGAGCTGGACCGCGACCACCGGGTGGTGCTGTTCGGCGAGGACGTCGGGGCGCGCGGCGGCGTGTTCATGGCGACGGCGGGCCTGCAGGCGCGCTTCGGCCGGGAGCGCGTGTTCGACACCCCGCTCTCCGAGGCGAGCATTGTCGGGGCGGCGGTGGGCATGGCCGCGCGGGGCCTGCGGCCGGTCGCGGAGATCCAGTTCGCGGACTACATGGGGCCGGGCTTCGACCAGATCATCAGCCAGGCGGCCAAGCTGCGCTACCGCAGCGGCGGGCAGTTCACGTGCCCGCTGGTGATCCGCACGCCGTCGGGCGGCGGCGTCAAGGGCGGGCACCACCACAGCCAGAGCCCCGAGGCGTACTACACGCACACGCCCGGCCTGAAGGTCGTGATGCCCAGCACGCCCTACGACGCCAAGGGGCTGCTGAAGGCGGCGATCCGCGGCGAGGACCCCGTCATCTACTTCGAGCCCAAGCGCCTGTACCGCGCGTCCAAGGGCGAGGTGCCCACGCACGACTACACGGTGCGGATCGGTGAGGCCGCCGTACGCCGCGAGGGCACCGACCTGAGCCTGATCGGCTACGGGGGCGTGATGCCGGACGTGGAACGCGCCGCCGAGGCCCTGGGCGCCGAGGGCGTGAGCGCCGAGGTGATCGACCTGCGCTCGCTGGTGCCGTGGGATCAGGACGCTGTGGTGCGCTCGGTACAGAAGACCGGCCGGGCGGTGCTCGTGAGCGAGGCGCCGCGCATCGGCAACTTCATGGGCGAGGTCGCCTACGTGATCCAGGAGCGGGCCTTCGACTCGCTGCTGGCGCCGGTGGGACAGGTGGCGGGCTTCGACACGCCGTATCCGTATGTGCAGGACCGCGTGTACCTGCCCGGCCCGAACCGCATCCTGGCCGCGTGCGTGCGGGCGCTGAACCACTGA
- a CDS encoding response regulator transcription factor: MLAQILVVEDDPHLGPLLKEYLSADYLVQHAATLKDAQAWLGTHTAQLILLDLNLPDGDGLDLVQALRQYSSTPVLVLSARSGVQERVQGLNAGADDYLTKPFAMPELDARITALLRRTAAGTGVNLGNTSLSTSSLLLTVDDKTVNLTEHEARILELMMRTPERVFSRADIESHLYGWETPNSNSVEVRISQLRKKLESANSDLRIRTIRNVGYVLQA, from the coding sequence ATGCTGGCCCAGATCCTGGTTGTAGAAGACGATCCCCACCTCGGACCGCTCCTGAAGGAGTACCTGTCTGCCGACTACTTGGTACAGCACGCCGCCACCCTCAAGGACGCGCAGGCGTGGCTGGGCACGCATACCGCGCAGCTGATCCTGCTCGACCTGAACCTTCCGGACGGCGACGGCCTGGACCTCGTGCAGGCGCTGCGGCAGTACTCCTCTACACCGGTGCTGGTGCTGTCGGCGCGCAGCGGCGTGCAGGAGCGCGTGCAGGGCCTGAACGCCGGCGCGGACGACTACCTGACCAAACCCTTCGCGATGCCGGAACTCGACGCGCGCATCACCGCCCTGCTGCGGCGCACGGCGGCCGGCACCGGCGTGAATCTGGGCAACACCAGCCTGTCCACCAGCAGCCTGCTGCTCACGGTGGACGACAAGACCGTGAACCTCACCGAGCACGAGGCCCGCATCCTGGAGCTGATGATGCGTACCCCCGAGCGGGTGTTCTCCCGCGCGGACATCGAGTCGCACCTGTACGGCTGGGAGACCCCGAACAGCAACTCGGTCGAGGTGCGGATCTCGCAGCTGCGCAAGAAGCTGGAGAGCGCGAACAGCGACCTGCGCATCCGCACCATCCGCAACGTCGGCTACGTGCTCCAGGCCTGA
- a CDS encoding HAMP domain-containing sensor histidine kinase, which yields MYSALALLLIMLVSAGVVGLLLSRMDQQFNARLNERADTLAEAFTGTGQGLGKTASGPTAYTMLIDKGGQVLAASPILREFDGSPYPFGDRSRVTIQETTVRAAKRQVGDFGTLWVGLPEDDLIAARESALSALLVALVFTPLLLLPVGWWVGRRSLSGLEHAATLADRIDPTRSLDTLPLPAREDEVHRLLSALNRLLVRIEAGQAREKQLLGQIVHELGAPLTVLRASLARASERSEDPEVVRAALVADELTFTTQDLMQLARGQLEIRLAWHYIPARTLRDRLDRLVPGTVFTGQWNVGILCDPDRLTQALRNLLANARRAAGPDGSVTLDLADTPESLTFTVRDSGPGLPAGLGERIFEPFVSGSGSSGLGLSVSRQIAVMHGGTLKGATHPQGGAQFVLCIPNAALSDEDDALTS from the coding sequence ATGTACTCGGCGCTGGCCCTGCTGCTGATCATGCTGGTCAGCGCCGGCGTGGTGGGGCTGCTGCTCTCCCGCATGGACCAGCAGTTCAACGCCCGCCTGAACGAGCGCGCCGACACCCTGGCCGAGGCCTTCACCGGCACCGGGCAGGGCCTCGGCAAGACGGCGAGCGGCCCGACGGCGTACACCATGCTGATCGACAAGGGGGGGCAGGTGCTCGCCGCCAGCCCGATTCTGCGGGAGTTCGACGGCTCGCCGTATCCCTTCGGTGATCGGAGCCGCGTGACCATTCAGGAGACCACCGTGCGCGCGGCCAAACGCCAGGTCGGGGATTTCGGGACGCTGTGGGTGGGCCTGCCCGAGGACGATCTGATTGCCGCGCGCGAGAGCGCCCTGAGCGCCCTGCTGGTGGCGCTGGTGTTCACGCCGCTGCTGCTGTTGCCGGTCGGGTGGTGGGTGGGGCGGCGCTCACTGAGCGGGCTGGAGCACGCCGCCACCCTGGCCGACCGCATCGATCCCACCCGCAGCCTGGACACGCTGCCCCTTCCCGCGCGCGAGGACGAGGTCCACCGCCTGCTGAGCGCCCTGAACCGCCTGCTGGTGCGCATCGAGGCCGGACAGGCCCGCGAGAAGCAGCTGCTGGGCCAGATCGTGCACGAGCTGGGCGCGCCGCTGACGGTGTTGCGGGCCAGCCTCGCGCGGGCCAGCGAGCGCTCTGAAGATCCAGAGGTCGTGCGCGCCGCGCTGGTGGCGGACGAACTGACCTTCACCACGCAGGACCTGATGCAGCTCGCCCGCGGACAGCTCGAGATCCGGCTGGCGTGGCACTACATCCCCGCGCGGACGCTGCGGGACCGCCTCGACCGGCTGGTACCGGGCACGGTCTTCACCGGGCAGTGGAACGTGGGCATCCTGTGCGACCCGGACCGCCTCACACAGGCGCTGCGCAACCTGCTGGCCAACGCGCGGCGCGCCGCCGGGCCGGACGGCAGCGTCACCCTTGACCTGGCCGATACGCCGGAGTCGCTGACCTTCACGGTGCGCGACTCGGGTCCGGGCCTGCCGGCCGGGCTGGGCGAGCGGATCTTCGAGCCGTTCGTGAGCGGGTCCGGCAGCTCCGGCCTGGGCCTGAGCGTCAGCCGGCAGATCGCGGTCATGCACGGCGGCACCCTGAAGGGCGCCACGCACCCGCAGGGCGGCGCGCAGTTCGTGCTGTGCATCCCGAACGCTGCCCTGAGCGACGAGGATGACGCACTGACGAGCTGA
- the dprA gene encoding DNA-processing protein DprA has protein sequence MTSSQPAPGDRTAELLALLTLRFTPQLGPRRIEALRRHFGTARQALSAPLGALRAVPGLDARSVAAVGNEKAAAQARTELDRAAEAGVTVLGRGLDGYPAALDALGDPPPVLWVSGPLPGFPAVPRAVGIVGTRAASPHALALARQIASDLARADVVVVSGLARGIDTAAHTATLDAGGQTVGVLGSGVNHIYPGENAPLSRRMTVVSEYALGTPPAQHHFPTRNRVIAALSAGSLVVEGELKSGSMITATHALECGRTVFAVPGRAGDPRAAGPHRLLREGAVLTESAQDILDELGWGTVTAAPRPDLPPEQERVYAALTTPMTLDDLQAACGLALPELQTALLMLQLQGLVEETGGRWARR, from the coding sequence ATGACGAGTTCCCAGCCGGCCCCCGGCGACCGGACGGCCGAGTTGCTGGCCCTGCTGACACTGCGTTTCACGCCCCAGCTGGGACCCCGCCGTATCGAGGCGCTGCGCCGGCACTTCGGCACGGCCCGGCAGGCGCTCAGCGCTCCGCTGGGAGCCCTGCGCGCCGTGCCGGGGCTGGATGCCCGGAGCGTCGCGGCCGTCGGCAATGAGAAGGCAGCCGCACAGGCGCGGACCGAGCTGGACCGGGCCGCAGAGGCCGGCGTGACCGTCCTGGGCCGCGGCCTGGACGGGTATCCGGCCGCGCTCGACGCCCTGGGCGACCCGCCGCCGGTCCTGTGGGTGAGCGGTCCGCTGCCCGGGTTTCCGGCCGTACCGCGCGCCGTCGGGATCGTGGGCACGCGCGCCGCGAGTCCGCACGCGCTGGCGCTGGCCCGCCAGATCGCCAGTGACCTCGCGCGGGCCGACGTGGTGGTGGTCAGCGGCCTCGCCCGGGGGATCGACACCGCCGCGCACACGGCCACCCTCGACGCGGGTGGGCAGACGGTGGGCGTGCTGGGCAGCGGCGTGAACCACATCTATCCCGGCGAGAACGCCCCACTGTCACGGCGCATGACGGTCGTCAGCGAGTACGCACTGGGCACGCCGCCCGCCCAGCACCACTTCCCGACGCGTAACCGAGTGATCGCCGCCCTGTCTGCCGGCTCGCTGGTCGTGGAGGGCGAGCTAAAGTCCGGGTCGATGATCACCGCCACGCACGCGCTGGAGTGCGGCCGCACGGTCTTCGCAGTGCCCGGCCGGGCCGGCGATCCACGTGCCGCCGGCCCGCACCGTCTGCTGCGCGAGGGCGCGGTGCTCACCGAGAGCGCGCAGGACATCCTGGACGAACTCGGCTGGGGGACCGTGACCGCGGCGCCACGGCCCGACCTGCCCCCGGAACAGGAACGGGTGTACGCGGCCCTGACGACGCCCATGACGCTGGACGACCTCCAGGCCGCGTGTGGGCTGGCGCTGCCGGAGCTTCAGACCGCGCTGCTGATGCTCCAGCTCCAGGGCCTGGTGGAGGAGACCGGGGGCCGCTGGGCCCGGCGCTGA